Proteins from a genomic interval of Stenotrophomonas sp. WZN-1:
- the hemF gene encoding oxygen-dependent coproporphyrinogen oxidase encodes MNEFERVRAYLTDLQDRICAAIEAVDGQARFQEDLWQRAEGGGGRTRVLRDGAVFEQAGIGFSDVAGSRLPPSASANRPELAGASWRATGVSLVFHPLNPYVPTTHANVRFFQAQRDGEVVASWFGGGFDLTPFYPFDEDVQHWHRVARDLCTPFGEERYAAHKRWCDEYFFLRHRNETRGVGGLFFDDLHGDFERDFDYLRAVGDGFLDAYLPIVQQRKDAAHGEREREFQLYRRGRYVEFNLVYDRGTLFGLQSGGRSESILMSLPPRVRWEYGFNPEAGSAEARLADYLVPRDWL; translated from the coding sequence ATGAACGAATTCGAGCGCGTGCGCGCCTACCTCACCGACCTGCAGGACCGCATCTGTGCGGCGATCGAGGCCGTCGATGGCCAGGCCCGCTTCCAGGAAGACCTGTGGCAGCGGGCCGAGGGCGGTGGCGGGCGTACCCGCGTGCTGCGCGATGGCGCAGTGTTCGAGCAGGCCGGCATCGGCTTCTCCGACGTGGCCGGCAGCCGCCTGCCGCCGTCGGCCTCGGCCAACCGCCCGGAACTGGCCGGCGCCTCCTGGCGTGCTACCGGCGTGTCGCTGGTGTTCCACCCGCTCAACCCGTATGTGCCGACCACCCATGCCAACGTGCGCTTCTTCCAGGCGCAGCGCGACGGCGAAGTGGTGGCCAGCTGGTTCGGCGGCGGTTTCGACCTGACCCCGTTCTATCCGTTCGACGAGGACGTGCAGCACTGGCACCGGGTCGCACGCGACCTGTGCACACCGTTCGGCGAAGAACGCTACGCCGCGCACAAGCGCTGGTGCGATGAGTATTTCTTCCTGCGCCATCGCAATGAAACGCGCGGCGTCGGTGGCCTGTTCTTCGACGACCTGCACGGCGACTTCGAGCGCGATTTCGATTACCTGCGCGCGGTCGGCGATGGCTTCCTCGACGCCTACCTGCCGATCGTGCAGCAGCGCAAGGACGCCGCCCATGGCGAGCGCGAACGCGAGTTCCAGCTGTACCGCCGCGGCCGCTATGTGGAATTCAACCTGGTCTACGACCGCGGCACCCTGTTCGGGCTGCAGAGCGGTGGCCGCAGCGAAAGCATCCTGATGAGCCTGCCGCCGCGGGTGCGTTGGGAGTACGGCTTCAACCCGGAAGCCGGCAGCGCCGAGGCGCGCCTGGCCGATTACCTGGTGCCACGCGACTGGCTCTGA